The Anolis carolinensis isolate JA03-04 chromosome 2, rAnoCar3.1.pri, whole genome shotgun sequence genome has a window encoding:
- the LOC100553297 gene encoding synaptonemal complex central element protein 1 isoform X2: MEEILSLVKQMQNVKNLEPRIEDLVKKINKLQQAKKILSEELSEANEHSKSLQRELEKLNAEKSSLEEIWNEKKETRKVMQFHCEETEIKRQWQQKLNLECKQRIEAVTAKIQAEKRKQSKQRMEFEQLLEELMEKHKRLWELYSRDQPVADMKDSKERLLKEEKMLQEKLASIQDELDLLTQTTLREERNFLKSKEAVAALELFEEENKKAIDYLELASKCNSTLQQKCSRLKAELEDMQMEMENVSIEEN, from the exons ATGGAGGAGATACTGTCACTTGTGAAACAAATGCAGAATG TCAAGAATTTGGAACCAAGAATTGAAGACCTAGTAAAAAAGATCAATAAATTGCAGCAAG CCAAGAAGATATTAAGTGAGGAGCTATCCGAGGCAAATGAGCATAGCAAGTCATTGCAGAGGGAACTGGAAAAAT TAAATGCTGAAAAGTCATCCCTTGAGGAAATATGGAATGAGAAGAAAG AGACCCGAAAAGTCATGCAATTTCACTGTGAAGAGACAGAGATCAAAAGGCAGTG GCAACAGAAATTGAACCTAGAGTGTAAGCAGCGGATTGAGGCAGTCACAGCCAAGATCCAGGCAGAGAAACGGAAGCAAAGCAAACAGAG AATGGAATTTGAGCAGCTTCTTGAGGAGTTAATGGAGAAGCACAAGAGGCTTTGGGAACTTTAT TCTAGGGATCAACCAGTGGCTGACATGAAAGACAGTAAGGAACGTTTGCTGAAGGAAG AGAAAATGCTCCAGGAGAAACTGGCCAGTATTCAAGACGAACTGGATTTGCTGACCCAGACTACCTTACGTGAGGAGAGGAACTTCTTGAAGAGCAAGGAGGCTGTAGCTGCCCT AGAGCTCTTTGAAGAAGAAAACAAGAAAGCAATAGATTATCTAGAACTGGCATCTAAATGCAACTCGACTTTACAGCAGAAATGCAGCAG ATTAAAAGCAGAACTGGAGGACATGCAGATGGAAATGGAGAATGTCAGCATTGAGGAGAATTAA
- the LOC100553297 gene encoding synaptonemal complex central element protein 1 isoform X1 → MAGAEGGIRRKTMEGNDPDPWDFSSKMEEILSLVKQMQNVKNLEPRIEDLVKKINKLQQAKKILSEELSEANEHSKSLQRELEKLNAEKSSLEEIWNEKKETRKVMQFHCEETEIKRQWQQKLNLECKQRIEAVTAKIQAEKRKQSKQRMEFEQLLEELMEKHKRLWELYSRDQPVADMKDSKERLLKEEKMLQEKLASIQDELDLLTQTTLREERNFLKSKEAVAALELFEEENKKAIDYLELASKCNSTLQQKCSRLKAELEDMQMEMENVSIEEN, encoded by the exons ATGGCCGGGGCAGAAGGAGGAATTCGTAGAAAAACTATGGAGGGAAATGATCCCG aTCCCTGGGACTTCTCATCAAAAATGGAGGAGATACTGTCACTTGTGAAACAAATGCAGAATG TCAAGAATTTGGAACCAAGAATTGAAGACCTAGTAAAAAAGATCAATAAATTGCAGCAAG CCAAGAAGATATTAAGTGAGGAGCTATCCGAGGCAAATGAGCATAGCAAGTCATTGCAGAGGGAACTGGAAAAAT TAAATGCTGAAAAGTCATCCCTTGAGGAAATATGGAATGAGAAGAAAG AGACCCGAAAAGTCATGCAATTTCACTGTGAAGAGACAGAGATCAAAAGGCAGTG GCAACAGAAATTGAACCTAGAGTGTAAGCAGCGGATTGAGGCAGTCACAGCCAAGATCCAGGCAGAGAAACGGAAGCAAAGCAAACAGAG AATGGAATTTGAGCAGCTTCTTGAGGAGTTAATGGAGAAGCACAAGAGGCTTTGGGAACTTTAT TCTAGGGATCAACCAGTGGCTGACATGAAAGACAGTAAGGAACGTTTGCTGAAGGAAG AGAAAATGCTCCAGGAGAAACTGGCCAGTATTCAAGACGAACTGGATTTGCTGACCCAGACTACCTTACGTGAGGAGAGGAACTTCTTGAAGAGCAAGGAGGCTGTAGCTGCCCT AGAGCTCTTTGAAGAAGAAAACAAGAAAGCAATAGATTATCTAGAACTGGCATCTAAATGCAACTCGACTTTACAGCAGAAATGCAGCAG ATTAAAAGCAGAACTGGAGGACATGCAGATGGAAATGGAGAATGTCAGCATTGAGGAGAATTAA